A region from the Gossypium hirsutum isolate 1008001.06 chromosome A08, Gossypium_hirsutum_v2.1, whole genome shotgun sequence genome encodes:
- the LOC107915513 gene encoding glutamate synthase 1 [NADH], chloroplastic-like produces MGPLFKSLVHLWQSEGRGRLGVQSALSGVPEKPLDLYDLTFDKESCGVGFVAELSGDSCPKTMTDALEMLIRMSHRGACGCETNSGDGAGILLALPHDFYVQVTEDVGFELPPSGEYAVGMFFLPTSESRREVADSLEHSVLGWRSVPTDNSGLDNSALQTEPIIEQVFLTPTPRSKADLERQMYILRRFQWLLSELR; encoded by the exons ATgggaccgctatttaaatccctggtACACTTATGGCAGTCGGAAGGGCGAGGCAGGCTTGGGGTGCAGTCTGCATTGTCCGGGGTTCCTGAGAAGCCTCTCGATCTCTATGATCTGACTTTCGATAAGGAGTCCTGTGGGGTAGGCTTTGTCGCTGAGCTATCCGGTGATAGCTGCCCCAAAACT ATGACGGATGCTTTGGAGATGTTGATACGGATGTCACATCGAGGTGCTTGTGGATGTGAGACAAATTCTGGAGATGGAGCTGGGATTCTTTTGGCGCTTCCTCATGATTTCTACGTACag GTTACAGAGGATGTTGGGTTTGAGTTGCCACCATCGGGGGAATACGCCGTGGGCATGTTTTTTTTGCCCACGTCTGAGAGCCGAAGGGAA GTTGCTGATTCTCTCGAACATAGTGTGCTTGGGTGGCGATCTGTGCCAACAGATAACTCTGGACTGGACAATTCGGCTTTGCAGACAGAGCCTATTATAGAACAAGTGTTTCTTACACCAACACCTAGATCAAAGGCTGACCTCGAACGACAG ATGTATATACTACGGAGGTTTCAATGGTTGCTATCCGAGCTGCGCTAA